TGGACGCCGCGCTCGATTCGCTCGACGACGACCGGATCGACGACGGCCCGATCACGATGGAGGAGTTCTCCTCCCGCGTGGCGTTCATCACGGCGCCGGAGGGCTGGGGCGTCGAGCTGGTCGAAGACCTGTAAGGGCTTTTGACGGTCCCCGCCAACGGGGACCTATGGACGAGTCGATACGAGCGCGAGCGAAGCGGGCGTTCTGGGAGCGCCACGCCAACCCGGCGAGTGGCTGGTCGCGGACGCTGACGCTACCGGCGCTGCTGTACGCGGTGTATCACCGCCGGTGGCGGCTGCTCGTCGCGACGGTCGCGTTCACGCTGCTCAACCCGGTCCTGTTCTCCCCGCCCGACGACGCCGACGCCTGGATGACGAAGGTGGTCCTCGCCGAGCGACAGTGGCGCGAAAGCGGGGACCGACTGGGCGCGCTCCAGGCCCTCAACGTCGGGAACGGCCTGGCGACGCTGTACGCCGTCTACGCCGCCTATCGCCGCGACGTGGGTGGCGCCACCGTCGCGGGGGCGGTCGCGATGACGCTGAAG
This DNA window, taken from Halosimplex litoreum, encodes the following:
- a CDS encoding DUF6653 family protein, giving the protein MDESIRARAKRAFWERHANPASGWSRTLTLPALLYAVYHRRWRLLVATVAFTLLNPVLFSPPDDADAWMTKVVLAERQWRESGDRLGALQALNVGNGLATLYAVYAAYRRDVGGATVAGAVAMTLKLAFVDALVRRYGDEVEWPAAPPYSSDRVTE